From Qipengyuania psychrotolerans:
TCCATCGCCGAAATCATGCCGGTCGAGGATGCCTGCTTCTTCAAACAGGCGGACAGTCCGATAGACCGTGGCAATCGAGATGCCCGGATCGATCTTGTTCGCCCGTTCATGGAGCATTTCCACGTCGGGATGGTCGTCGCTTTCCGACAGCACTCTGGCAATGACGCGGCGTTGCTCCGTGATACGGAGACCCTTGTCAGCACATAGCTGTTCGAGATCGATCTTCTGGTGCAATGGGGCTCCCCGAATGAAAACGCCCCGCACCCTTATCGGGCCGGGGCGCTGTTCTCAAGCGAGGTGTTGGACTTAAGACGCTTTCTTGCGTCCGCGCTTCTGGCCAGGCTTGCGGCCAAGGCCGATTTTCTTGGCCAGATCGCGGCGGGTATCGGCGTAATCGGGCGCAACCATCGGATAATCCGACGCAAGATCCCAGCGCTGGCGATAATCGTCGGGCGTCATTCCGTGTTCGGTCGAAAGATGGCGCTTGAGCATCTTCATCTTCTTGCCGCAGTCGAGGCAGACGATGTGATCCTTCTTGACCGAAGCACGTATCGAAACTGCAGGGTCGGGACGTACTTCTTCTTGAGGACCGGCGCCTTCAAGGCCCGCAAGTGCGGTGTAAACATTAGAGATCAGGACCGGTACGTCATCGACAGATACGCTGTTATTGCTGACGTGCGCCGCCACAATATCGGAGGTCAAGGTAATCAGCGTTTCGGTCATATCGGTTTCGAATTGATCCATAATGTAAACTCTCCCTTTTGCTTTTATTAGGATTGCGAATAGGGGAAGTCTACTAGGAATTGTATAAATCCGACAATTTTGTCGCGAATATACAAGCGTCGAATATTCAAGCCGTGAAATTACAATATCTTGGCGAATGTCACAGCGTCGATGTGGGTGCCGTCCAGCGTCCGGTAGTAATCATTGCGCCTTCCAATGGGCGCGAATCCGGCGCTGCGGTAAAAACTTTCCGCCGGATTGTTGGCGCGCATCTCAAGGAAAACCTGCGCCGCACCGACGCTGCGAGAGTATTCGGTGAAGCTGTTCAACAAAATGCGGCCAAGTCCGCGGCCCCTCATTTCGGGCAGCACGCCGATTAAAAGCAACTCGACCTCATCGAGGACTTTTCGGGCAAGGATAAAACCGGCAGCCCCGCTTTCCGGTGCAGGTTCGCGCCCATCCTCGTCGATCAGCATCATGAACCCGGAAGACAAGGCCAGCGAATCGTCGACCTGACGGCGTGTCCATGCCTCGCGCCAATGCGGATCGAATGCCGCTTCCATTACTACCATCAATTTATCGAGGTTCGTCATTTGGCGGGCCGCTTTGCGTCCGGCGGACGTCCATAGTGAGGCGTGAGGATATCGGTGAGCAATTGCTCGGGCAAGCTGAGGCACTGCGAAGCGTTGGGAAGTCCGTCTGCGAAAATCGCCGGGCGATCATCAAGCAAGTCTGCAAGCTCTTCCGCTTTGCTGCCCGCCACGATCGGGCGTGCGCCATGCGCGGCTGCAGCAGAGGGCGTCAGGGACAATAGCTCTTCTGCTGGAAGCCCGTCATCACCGAAGTCCTGGACAAACCATTCGCCGTGCCCACCGGTCATGCAGACGGTGACATCCTGCGCGCCCTGACCTCGTGCCATCGAGGCCACGAGGGCCAATGTCGGATAGCCGCGTACGGGCGCGCCCCATGCGACGCCTAATGCACGTGCAGTGGCCAGGCCAATGCGGATACCGGTAAAGCTGCCAGGGCCGAGCGAGACGCGTATTTCGTCTGCCCGGCCTTTACCTTCAAGATCGGCGATCATCGGCACCAGGCGTTCGGCATGGCCGCGCCCAATGGTTTCATGTGCCGCTCCCAGCAGGCGGCCATCTTCGAACAGCGCGACAGAACAGGCCTCGGTCGCGGTTTCTATAGCTAACAAACGCATTCGGCAGGCCTGCCCTAGCCAAGCCTGGGCTTCAAGTCAGACGATGCTGTTGAACTTTTCGAAATCGGGACGCGGACTGCGTTCGAAGATGCTGGTCACGTCGCCATATCCGATCGAGCAGATGAAGTTCGTCCTGTGGCGAGGGTTGTCGCCGAAGAAAGCCTTGTCGACCGCTTCTGAATCGAAACCCGACATCGGACCGCAATCCAGCCCAACGGCCCGCGCGGCAATCATCAGATAGGCTCCCTGAAGTGCGGAGTTGCGAAAGGCGCCTTCCTTGCGGCCTTCTTCGTCGCCTTCAAACCAGCTTTTCGCGTCGGTATGCGGGAACAGCCACGGCAATTCTTCGTGGAAATCGATATCATAGCCGATGATCGCAGTGACCGGGGCCGCAAGGATCTTGTCCTTGTTCCCGTCGGACGCGCATTCGGCGAGCTTGGCCTTGGCGTCTTGCGACTTGACCCAGACAATGCGTGAAGGCTGCATGTTCGCAGACGTCGGCGCCATCTTCAGCAGTTCGTAGATCGCGTGAATCTGCTCGTCCGACACATCCTTTTCCAGCCAGCCATTATAGCTGCGCGCCTCGCGGAATACCTGATCGAGGGCGTCTGCGGAAAGGGTGTGATCGTGAAACTGCTTGGTCATCGAATACTCGCGTAAGTGGGGAGAATCAGGCGGCTCGAACTTCAACCACTTCCGGCACGTAATGTTTCAGCAACCCTTCAATTCCGTGCTTCAGGGTTGCGGTGGACGACGGGCAGCCGGCGCAGGCGCCTTGTAACTGGAGATAGACCACTCCGTCACGAAAGCCGCGGTACTGGATATCGCCGCCGTCGCCCGCAACAGCGGGGCGAACGCGGGTCTCGAGCAGTTCGTTGATCTGTGCGACGATATCGGAATCTTCCGCGCGTTCCTCGACCAGCATCGCTTCGTCTTCGGGGGGGACGGCGATGCCGCCCGCGCTGCCCGGCGTGAAAAGCGGGGCTTCCGATACGAAGTGATCGAGCAGGATAGAAAGTACCTGCGGCTTGAGGTCGGTCCAGCTCACGCCGGGGGCCGCCGTAACGGTGACGAAATCACCGCCAAAGAATACGTTCACGACTTCACCGGTGTCGAACACCGCCTGGGCCAGCGGGCTGGCCTCCGCCGCCTCGGGCGAAGCAAACTCGCGGGTTCCCTGTCCCATGACCGGGCGACCGGGCAGGAACTTCAGGCTGGAAGGGTTGGGCGTTGTTTCGGTCTCGATGAACATGCCAGCCATGTAGGGGCGGGGAGGTCCGCCGACAAGCGACGCGATGATTTCAACGTGTTCACTGGTGCTTCACTTCGTGGGTCTCTATATGGCCGGCATGACTGATTTTCCGCGCGCCGCACGGCGTTTCGCGATTTTGCTCCCCTTTGCCTTTCTGGCAGCGCAGCCGATGGCGGCGCAGGAAGCAGCTGTACCTGCTTCCCTACAGGCCGAGGGTGAGGTTCCGTGGATATATGAGGGCAGCGATGTCCCGCGCGATCAGGAATGGCTGTTTGGCGAGCTGAATAACGGCCTGCGCTATGGTGTGCGCGAAAATGGTGTCCCGCCAAACCAGGTTTCAATCCGGGTGCGCATCGATGCCGGCTCGCTGTACGAAAATGACAACGAGCTTGGCTACGCGCATCTGCTGGAACACCTGCTGTTCCGCGAAAGCAAATACCTCGGCGTTTCGGAAGCGATCCCCACGTGGCAGCGTCTGGGTGCGACTTTCGGCAGCGATACCAATGCCGAAACCAGCCCGACGCATACGGTCTACAAACTTGACCTACCAAATGTAGATCCGGCCAAGCTGGAAGAGAGCATGAAGCTGCTGTCCGGCATGGTTCGCGCACCGGTTCTTTCCGATGGGAATGTCCGCACCGAAGTCCCGATTGTCCTTGCCGAAAAGCGCGAGCGCGGCGGCGTGGGTGAGCGCGTGGCGGAAACGTCGATGAAGACGCTGTTTGCAGGGCAGCGCTTAGCCGAACGCCTCACAATTGGTACTGAGGAAAGCCTCGAAAGCGCCACCGGCCGATCAGTTCAGGCGTTTTATGATCGCTGGTATCGTCCGGAAAATACGGTCATTTCGGTTGTCGGAGACCTCGATCCGATCCTGTTCGCATCTCTGGTCGAGAAGTATTTTCAGGATTGGTCGGTTTCCGGCGAACCGGCGCCAGCGCCCGTTTTTGGCGACCCGATCGCTCCTGCAGGTGCGGACGCCGACAATCCCGTGGGCGAAGTTGCGGTGATGGTCGAGCCGACCCTTCCGCGCGCCATGACTTACGGATACTTCCGCCCTTGGCGCCAGGTCCAGGACACCGTCATCTACAATGAAGGCCGCCTGCGCGAGCAGCTGGCATTGCAGCTCATCAACCGCCGTCTCGAATCCCGGGCGCGCGGCGGCGGAAGCTATCTCTATGCACAGGTCAGCGAGGCCAAGATCAGCCGCTCGACCCATGCCACACTGGTGCAGTTCGCGCCGCTGACCGAAGATTGGCAGGCCGCTCTGGACGATGTCCGCGGAGTGATTGCCGATGCGATTGCCGAACCGCCTACCCTCGAAGAA
This genomic window contains:
- a CDS encoding Fur family transcriptional regulator; this encodes MHQKIDLEQLCADKGLRITEQRRVIARVLSESDDHPDVEMLHERANKIDPGISIATVYRTVRLFEEAGILDRHDFGDGRARYEAAPEAHHDHLIDVESGKVVEFVDPELEALQKQIAEKLGYRLVDHRMELYGVRLDRES
- a CDS encoding MucR family transcriptional regulator: MDQFETDMTETLITLTSDIVAAHVSNNSVSVDDVPVLISNVYTALAGLEGAGPQEEVRPDPAVSIRASVKKDHIVCLDCGKKMKMLKRHLSTEHGMTPDDYRQRWDLASDYPMVAPDYADTRRDLAKKIGLGRKPGQKRGRKKAS
- a CDS encoding GNAT family N-acetyltransferase, giving the protein MTNLDKLMVVMEAAFDPHWREAWTRRQVDDSLALSSGFMMLIDEDGREPAPESGAAGFILARKVLDEVELLLIGVLPEMRGRGLGRILLNSFTEYSRSVGAAQVFLEMRANNPAESFYRSAGFAPIGRRNDYYRTLDGTHIDAVTFAKIL
- the tsaB gene encoding tRNA (adenosine(37)-N6)-threonylcarbamoyltransferase complex dimerization subunit type 1 TsaB; the protein is MRLLAIETATEACSVALFEDGRLLGAAHETIGRGHAERLVPMIADLEGKGRADEIRVSLGPGSFTGIRIGLATARALGVAWGAPVRGYPTLALVASMARGQGAQDVTVCMTGGHGEWFVQDFGDDGLPAEELLSLTPSAAAAHGARPIVAGSKAEELADLLDDRPAIFADGLPNASQCLSLPEQLLTDILTPHYGRPPDAKRPAK
- a CDS encoding malonic semialdehyde reductase is translated as MTKQFHDHTLSADALDQVFREARSYNGWLEKDVSDEQIHAIYELLKMAPTSANMQPSRIVWVKSQDAKAKLAECASDGNKDKILAAPVTAIIGYDIDFHEELPWLFPHTDAKSWFEGDEEGRKEGAFRNSALQGAYLMIAARAVGLDCGPMSGFDSEAVDKAFFGDNPRHRTNFICSIGYGDVTSIFERSPRPDFEKFNSIV
- a CDS encoding NifU family protein, producing MFIETETTPNPSSLKFLPGRPVMGQGTREFASPEAAEASPLAQAVFDTGEVVNVFFGGDFVTVTAAPGVSWTDLKPQVLSILLDHFVSEAPLFTPGSAGGIAVPPEDEAMLVEERAEDSDIVAQINELLETRVRPAVAGDGGDIQYRGFRDGVVYLQLQGACAGCPSSTATLKHGIEGLLKHYVPEVVEVRAA